A portion of the Hoylesella buccalis ATCC 35310 genome contains these proteins:
- a CDS encoding major capsid protein: MRDTSLYNVGDLRRYISPNNFGVILNDSNAKYNQAIWRRYASWGTPSDDKEWSQGHKETPILVRASILGTHSNKPQRNGGGWTAYTGSVPKIGHGYSIDEDDLFMIRKNKNMQGIPASILMTDLVTDRSTAMIGGVHAELNYLTLQALSTGAIKDVSVDGAAFDYKFPIADSHYLKLAKAKEWFKKTGGKITANETADPINDILDAQSVLTNELNLSVDHWKISKELFDRLVKHKSVVDKCVARANYFDKENVHLTDKEVATFMHDMGVWMFDVVDYKSRHEVDGVSTADAPAFDEHNLVACSSQIIPFEMKCTNSILIDRQRLGQVGSNHNYYLVEDRIAVLSTTEERPFKNIVDCELYAAPVFNNIREIGFLTAWSE; this comes from the coding sequence ATGAGAGATACATCACTGTATAACGTAGGCGACCTGCGTCGCTACATCAGTCCGAACAACTTTGGCGTGATATTAAACGACTCCAACGCCAAGTACAACCAAGCCATTTGGCGCAGATACGCATCATGGGGAACCCCGAGTGATGACAAAGAGTGGAGTCAAGGTCATAAAGAAACTCCAATATTGGTACGTGCATCCATTCTTGGTACTCACTCCAACAAGCCACAGAGGAATGGTGGTGGTTGGACAGCATATACTGGTTCAGTGCCAAAGATAGGTCATGGTTACTCTATTGACGAGGACGACTTGTTCATGATTAGAAAGAACAAGAACATGCAGGGCATTCCTGCCTCCATTCTCATGACCGACCTGGTTACAGACCGCAGTACTGCCATGATTGGTGGTGTTCATGCAGAGTTGAACTACCTTACCTTACAAGCCCTCTCTACGGGAGCCATCAAGGATGTGTCGGTTGACGGTGCTGCTTTTGACTATAAATTCCCGATTGCCGACAGTCATTATTTGAAGTTGGCAAAGGCCAAGGAATGGTTTAAGAAAACGGGTGGTAAAATAACCGCCAACGAGACTGCCGACCCTATCAATGACATCTTGGATGCTCAAAGTGTTTTGACCAACGAACTTAATCTTTCAGTTGACCACTGGAAGATCAGCAAGGAGTTGTTCGACCGCCTTGTTAAACACAAGAGCGTAGTAGACAAATGCGTTGCGAGAGCCAACTACTTCGATAAGGAGAATGTCCACTTGACCGATAAGGAAGTTGCTACTTTCATGCACGACATGGGTGTATGGATGTTTGATGTGGTGGACTACAAGTCCCGTCATGAGGTGGATGGAGTCAGCACGGCTGATGCACCTGCTTTTGATGAGCATAACCTTGTGGCATGCAGTTCACAAATCATCCCGTTCGAGATGAAATGTACCAATAGCATCTTGATAGACCGTCAGCGGTTAGGACAGGTAGGCAGCAATCACAACTACTATCTTGTAGAAGACCGCATTGCCGTTCTGTCCACAACAGAAGAACGTCCATTCAAGAATATTGTAGACTGTGAGCTTTATGCGGCACCTGTCTTCAATAACATTCGAGAGATTGGTTTCTTAACCGCTTGGTCAGAATAG
- a CDS encoding terminase large subunit domain-containing protein, producing MKTTLGKKVYSVNFIQNLRREIDHKKANNVFIAQKGPQEDDLHANVDILITGGNRGGGKANPYSTPVATPNGFVKMGELEVGDCVCTPFEGIQRVERIFEQGKNTVYTLYFDDGTSMKCMNNHRFWAKQGEFDEYREWTAEEIFSNYRMDAKIPNSLRRNVTDFVEIPLPNAVEMNENRTEFDLPIHPFLLGYICGTGFMEFPKNGVVVDKSYNLARFLTGVGYRVLKDKYGKYCVKGISQEMVRKITTNRGRRLARIPKEYMTASISARWAFLMGVFYIHGYSKRRHPHLELPNKALIEDVAQLARSLGVWAKVYSVNETPEHYGWWGIVFICVDDRDIYFKTNYLARAHVNGTVSKSPNNINALSKKIVEIKKNKEKEECRCITVSGKHHLYLTDGYTINHNTFTLLMEPMYDIMNPLFNGIILRKNKDDFNNIVRDSNLLYGRFGRYNKSKDDMTWNFHSKAQLKFGIYDLPYEEFDDKYRGQQFAYIGIDELPQMSFRMFKFLLTSNRNGAGIRSRILGTCNPDPLSWLRIFIDWYIGEDGLPIPERNGVIRYCYMRGDSVEQTVWGNTPEEVYLQCREEIDSRWDSSYEELGYDKTSFFVKSVTFIKADLKFNKLLLKSDPSYLAGLHNQTEEIKARELDGNWNFMEMGDDLIKMSHLERCFRNDQMIGDGIHRATCDIAFTGGDNCVTFHWIGWHVADVFVCKMDAVKTCAAVAAKIAEWGVTEQNFIYDLNGLGQTFKGVFPKAIPFNNVEAVDEKFRNVYDNVKSQCAYLLAQKIHNAEISFDEVMLEEKFSGKGFDGRKLSDILQTERKCIRQDMSKLDKGWCLIKKAQMKTLVKHSPDFFEALVMRAYPEVKHKKVKVPEWARHF from the coding sequence ATGAAAACTACATTAGGTAAAAAGGTATATTCCGTAAATTTTATTCAAAATCTTAGAAGAGAAATTGACCATAAAAAAGCAAACAATGTTTTTATCGCACAAAAGGGTCCGCAAGAGGATGACTTGCATGCGAATGTGGATATTCTCATCACGGGTGGAAACCGTGGAGGAGGGAAGGCTAATCCTTACTCTACTCCTGTCGCTACGCCTAATGGGTTCGTAAAAATGGGTGAATTGGAGGTTGGTGACTGCGTATGCACGCCTTTCGAGGGCATTCAAAGAGTGGAACGTATCTTTGAGCAGGGGAAAAACACGGTGTACACCTTGTATTTTGATGATGGCACTTCTATGAAATGTATGAACAACCATCGGTTCTGGGCAAAACAGGGGGAGTTCGATGAATACAGGGAATGGACAGCGGAAGAGATTTTCAGCAACTATAGGATGGATGCGAAAATACCAAACTCTCTAAGAAGAAATGTTACTGATTTCGTGGAAATTCCTCTGCCGAACGCTGTGGAGATGAACGAGAATAGAACGGAGTTCGACCTTCCTATACACCCGTTCTTGCTCGGATATATATGTGGGACGGGGTTCATGGAATTTCCTAAAAATGGAGTGGTCGTGGATAAATCATACAACCTGGCAAGGTTTCTCACGGGCGTGGGGTATAGGGTTCTAAAGGATAAATACGGAAAATATTGCGTAAAGGGAATATCACAAGAAATGGTACGGAAGATTACCACCAACAGGGGACGACGACTGGCAAGGATTCCAAAGGAATATATGACGGCAAGCATATCAGCAAGATGGGCTTTCCTAATGGGCGTGTTTTACATACACGGCTACTCAAAAAGAAGACACCCACACCTTGAACTACCGAACAAGGCGTTGATTGAGGACGTGGCTCAACTGGCAAGGTCGCTGGGTGTATGGGCGAAAGTATATAGTGTGAACGAAACGCCTGAACACTATGGATGGTGGGGTATCGTCTTCATTTGCGTGGATGACAGGGATATTTATTTCAAAACGAATTACCTCGCAAGGGCGCACGTCAACGGTACGGTGTCTAAATCACCAAATAACATCAACGCACTGTCGAAGAAAATCGTTGAGATTAAAAAAAACAAAGAGAAAGAGGAATGTAGGTGCATCACGGTGTCGGGAAAGCACCATCTCTATCTAACGGATGGATATACCATCAACCACAACACGTTCACGCTTCTCATGGAGCCGATGTATGACATCATGAACCCGCTATTTAATGGCATCATCTTACGAAAAAATAAGGATGACTTTAACAACATCGTCAGAGATAGCAACTTGTTGTATGGGAGGTTTGGAAGATATAACAAGTCTAAGGATGACATGACGTGGAATTTCCACTCGAAAGCACAACTGAAATTCGGCATCTATGATTTGCCTTATGAGGAGTTCGATGACAAATACAGAGGACAGCAGTTCGCATACATCGGAATTGATGAGTTGCCGCAGATGTCGTTCCGAATGTTCAAATTCTTACTAACAAGTAATCGTAATGGAGCAGGTATCCGGTCGCGTATATTGGGTACATGCAACCCTGACCCTCTGTCATGGCTTCGCATTTTCATCGATTGGTATATCGGGGAAGACGGACTGCCTATACCAGAAAGAAATGGGGTTATCAGATACTGCTACATGAGGGGAGATTCGGTGGAACAGACGGTGTGGGGAAACACACCAGAGGAGGTGTACCTACAATGCAGAGAGGAGATTGATAGTAGGTGGGATAGCTCTTACGAAGAATTGGGTTACGACAAAACTTCGTTCTTCGTTAAATCGGTGACATTTATCAAGGCTGACTTGAAATTCAACAAGCTGTTGTTGAAGTCTGACCCCAGCTATCTCGCTGGATTGCACAACCAAACAGAGGAGATTAAAGCACGGGAGTTGGACGGAAACTGGAATTTCATGGAAATGGGAGATGACTTGATTAAAATGTCGCACCTCGAGAGATGTTTCAGAAACGACCAAATGATAGGGGATGGCATTCATAGGGCGACCTGCGACATTGCTTTCACGGGTGGGGATAACTGTGTGACCTTCCATTGGATTGGGTGGCATGTGGCTGATGTGTTCGTATGTAAGATGGATGCAGTGAAGACGTGCGCAGCGGTGGCAGCGAAAATCGCTGAATGGGGGGTCACAGAGCAAAACTTTATTTATGACTTAAATGGACTTGGGCAGACATTCAAAGGAGTCTTCCCAAAGGCTATTCCGTTCAATAATGTGGAGGCGGTAGACGAAAAGTTCAGAAATGTGTATGACAACGTGAAAAGTCAATGCGCTTATCTGCTCGCACAAAAAATACACAACGCTGAAATTAGTTTCGACGAGGTGATGTTGGAAGAGAAGTTTTCTGGGAAAGGGTTTGACGGAAGAAAGTTGAGTGACATCTTGCAAACAGAGAGAAAATGTATCCGACAGGATATGTCAAAATTAGACAAAGGGTGGTGTCTGATTAAGAAAGCGCAAATGAAAACGCTCGTAAAGCATTCACCTGACTTCTTTGAAGCACTCGTCATGAGAGCGTATCCGGAGGTAAAACACAAAAAAGTGAAAGTACCCGAATGGGCAAGACATTTTTAA
- a CDS encoding phage portal protein — translation MDLSVLAKGEKKLKDNELRELLTKKPFTRVKPDGHYNHGERFGNVMEETETSDFLHRKIVTQEDFLRELDPYGHLINDREYYPDIYRRNPEDGKWYLEEVPRYAFAFQSVILYKHLTHLTGNDIQFELADKKDDVDARHIYNAFKRGWQERNMETAWYQLAKSVKATGDGAFVGFMNGKKFAWKVLSFLKGDKLFPHYDIKTGELNLLARTYCNFDETGKVVNRFVDVWDKEFYYCLKSSGDATTAVEKFKQATLSLFNMSGYSLIQKEPHGFEQIPVAYQRNDMGACWTLSQESIDNYEMAFSRMAQSNHDFGLPIMYVKGEGSEEVATQDMSHASKIFFLPSDGEMGFLNRQDASNGYEKELSVLEKQIYTQSFAVTPPELKSGDLPAAALKILYSPAYEKAMSDANEFDGAVDKMVEIFSHGYGVETGKQLKFKSTPIAHYIKPYVHLNETELTTNLSMQVQNGFLSKQTASEKSVYATPQEWDRILAEKKSEQENDLLFDEKKIIIEKKQKDEPVDNGDMTPHGDGKFVWDKNRNKVDPVTGKAYSKWDNYKIQN, via the coding sequence ATGGATTTGAGTGTTTTAGCAAAGGGGGAGAAAAAACTGAAAGACAATGAGTTGAGGGAACTGCTCACGAAAAAGCCTTTCACGAGAGTGAAACCAGATGGACATTATAACCATGGAGAGAGGTTTGGAAATGTCATGGAGGAAACGGAAACATCAGATTTCCTTCATCGAAAGATTGTAACGCAGGAGGACTTCCTAAGGGAATTAGACCCTTATGGGCATCTGATTAACGATAGGGAGTATTACCCTGATATTTACAGAAGAAACCCAGAAGACGGAAAGTGGTACCTCGAAGAGGTGCCAAGGTATGCGTTCGCTTTCCAAAGTGTGATTTTGTACAAGCACCTCACACACCTCACTGGGAATGATATACAGTTTGAACTAGCGGACAAAAAGGATGACGTGGACGCAAGGCATATATACAACGCGTTCAAGCGTGGATGGCAGGAACGGAACATGGAAACGGCTTGGTATCAACTGGCTAAGTCGGTAAAGGCAACGGGTGACGGAGCATTCGTTGGTTTTATGAACGGAAAAAAATTCGCATGGAAGGTGCTGTCATTCTTAAAGGGGGATAAACTGTTCCCACATTATGACATCAAGACAGGAGAACTCAACTTGTTGGCAAGAACGTATTGTAATTTTGACGAGACAGGGAAAGTGGTCAACAGATTTGTTGATGTATGGGATAAGGAGTTCTATTACTGCCTGAAGAGTAGTGGAGATGCAACTACTGCGGTAGAGAAATTCAAACAGGCAACACTTAGTTTGTTTAACATGAGCGGATATAGCTTGATACAGAAAGAACCACACGGATTTGAACAAATACCAGTCGCTTATCAAAGAAATGATATGGGGGCGTGCTGGACACTCTCGCAAGAGTCTATTGATAACTATGAGATGGCATTCTCACGCATGGCACAGAGTAACCACGACTTCGGACTGCCTATCATGTATGTCAAGGGCGAAGGGTCGGAAGAGGTGGCAACACAGGATATGAGCCATGCTTCAAAGATATTCTTCCTACCGTCTGACGGGGAAATGGGATTTCTAAACAGGCAGGATGCAAGCAATGGATACGAGAAGGAATTGAGTGTCTTGGAAAAACAAATATACACGCAGTCGTTCGCAGTCACGCCTCCTGAATTGAAATCGGGCGACTTACCTGCGGCTGCACTGAAAATCTTATACTCACCTGCCTATGAAAAGGCGATGAGCGACGCCAATGAGTTTGATGGGGCTGTTGATAAGATGGTGGAGATTTTTTCTCACGGATATGGTGTGGAAACAGGAAAACAACTGAAATTCAAAAGCACACCTATCGCACATTACATCAAACCGTATGTTCACTTGAATGAAACAGAACTCACGACAAATTTGTCTATGCAGGTGCAAAACGGATTCTTGTCCAAGCAAACGGCTTCGGAAAAATCGGTATATGCCACACCGCAGGAATGGGATAGAATTCTGGCTGAAAAGAAAAGCGAACAGGAGAATGACTTGTTGTTCGATGAAAAGAAAATCATCATAGAAAAGAAACAAAAAGACGAACCTGTTGACAATGGCGACATGACACCGCACGGAGATGGAAAGTTCGTGTGGGACAAGAATAGAAATAAAGTTGACCCTGTGACTGGCAAGGCGTATTCAAAGTGGGACAATTATAAGATTCAAAACTAA
- a CDS encoding phage/plasmid primase, P4 family, which produces MGNSVDYEKSMDVVSLLSSSLYSSFSKKEIQEVIMDPRFGDRVFGYESCVRDACAKVFKSYRGSVYYFSGKYWSLLTDDLLELSLSAALLRFRPQKSDLVKARSNILRAAKQGASLSILRPSRYIVGFSNGVYDFSDICNPVYHPFTDRMDVLSILPYSYDPTATCPQWLSFLSSVLTPAQVSLLQKYLSLGVAPRDASTHKVEETLWLVGNGANGKSVIFEVIGYVFGLDNISSVPLHDLIRGGDERARFMAALVGKIFNYCTEVDSSDISRFEGNFKSLCSGERQAVRLIGKNVEMTSDIPYLIFNMNKKPSNRSMGEAFMRRLLLIHFRTTVSKRDMRPDLAHVLCAEASGIRNWLIQGYKTLMDDGFKFIPTKESLEETEEYLLENGQTIQIFLRVRGYRPNRYSGQWSEMPKAVPAQSLYNDYVTFCERKMYDVETLNMFGREMTRLGFAKRKHSSYNIYELYSDNEISYAFNI; this is translated from the coding sequence TATGGACGTAGTGTCGTTACTCTCTTCGTCTTTGTATTCATCGTTTTCCAAGAAGGAGATACAGGAAGTCATCATGGACCCTCGTTTTGGTGACAGGGTTTTTGGTTATGAGAGTTGTGTCCGTGATGCTTGTGCCAAGGTTTTCAAGAGTTATCGTGGTAGTGTTTATTATTTTTCTGGTAAGTATTGGTCTTTACTGACGGATGATTTATTGGAATTATCTTTGAGTGCTGCCTTGTTGCGTTTTCGTCCACAGAAGTCGGACTTGGTAAAGGCTCGTTCCAATATTTTGCGTGCAGCGAAGCAGGGTGCGTCTTTATCTATATTACGTCCGTCCCGTTATATTGTTGGTTTCAGTAATGGTGTCTACGATTTTTCGGATATTTGCAATCCTGTGTATCATCCGTTTACTGACCGCATGGACGTGTTGTCTATCCTACCTTACTCATACGACCCGACGGCTACTTGTCCGCAATGGTTGTCGTTTTTGAGTTCCGTATTGACACCTGCGCAGGTTTCCCTGCTTCAAAAATATTTATCGCTTGGTGTTGCCCCCCGTGATGCGTCCACCCATAAGGTAGAAGAAACGTTATGGTTGGTAGGTAATGGTGCCAATGGCAAGAGTGTGATATTTGAGGTTATCGGGTATGTGTTCGGTTTGGACAATATTTCCTCTGTTCCACTTCATGACTTGATACGTGGTGGTGACGAGCGTGCCAGGTTCATGGCAGCTCTTGTGGGTAAGATATTCAACTACTGTACAGAGGTAGACTCCTCTGACATTTCAAGGTTTGAGGGTAATTTCAAGTCCTTATGCTCTGGTGAGCGTCAAGCCGTTCGCCTTATCGGTAAGAATGTGGAGATGACATCCGATATTCCATATTTAATCTTCAATATGAACAAGAAGCCGAGCAACAGGAGCATGGGTGAAGCGTTCATGCGCAGATTGCTGCTCATCCACTTCAGGACTACCGTTTCCAAGCGTGACATGCGTCCAGATTTGGCGCATGTGTTGTGTGCGGAAGCCAGTGGTATTAGAAATTGGCTCATTCAAGGTTACAAGACCCTCATGGATGACGGTTTCAAGTTTATCCCCACGAAAGAAAGTCTTGAGGAGACCGAGGAGTATCTGTTGGAGAATGGTCAGACGATACAGATATTTTTGCGTGTGAGAGGTTACAGACCCAACAGGTACAGTGGGCAATGGAGTGAAATGCCAAAAGCTGTGCCTGCTCAATCGTTGTACAACGACTATGTTACGTTCTGTGAGCGTAAGATGTACGATGTTGAAACGCTGAACATGTTTGGCAGGGAGATGACACGGTTAGGCTTTGCGAAGCGCAAGCACAGCAGTTACAACATTTATGAGCTGTATTCCGACAACGAGATAAGTTACGCATTTAATATTTAG